The following proteins come from a genomic window of Yinghuangia sp. ASG 101:
- a CDS encoding glycoside hydrolase family 65 protein, protein MATTTYEALAGVPGVAADGWTLRYDGFDPEREGLREALCALGNGYLVTRGAAPESVADGTHYPGTYLAGVYDRAVSHVAGRSVENEDLVNAGNWLPLTFRADDGPWFTGSPDELLDHHTVLEFRHGILVRRARVRDAAGRVTAVTQRRLVHMEHPHLAVLETTLVPENWSGTLTVRSALDGSVRNSGVARYRGLADRHLAIRRRHVARADTVVLESETLESRIRIAMAARTRVARGGPEEDRRGWTERQRVGQDLTIAARRGQEVTVEKTVSVHTGRDAAIGDPVAASVDEAARAPDFDALLDAHAERWTDLWSQCRLDLGCGVDADRSARLYAFHILQTLTAHTADLDAGVPARGLHGEAYRGHVFWDELFVLPYLNPRLPEVSRALMRYRYRRLDAARRAAEAEGFRGALFPWQSGGDGREETPRLHHNPRSGRWLPDHSHLQRHVGAAVAYNAWQYFQATADVGYLAAEGAELLVEIARFWASAAAYDPALRRYRIRGVMGPDEYHDGYPWSDRPGLDDNAYTNVMASWVLRTAGRALDLLPSDRREELAARLGLHADEPARWDHVSRNLRICFHDGVISQFHRYGELAELDWEAYRRRYGDIRRLDRILEAEGDTPNRYQVSKQADVLMLNYLFPPDELTGLFTHLGYHVDADTFDRTARYYMRRTAHGSTLSAVVHAWVLARADRAASGGFLREALAADIHDVQGGTTAEGIHLGAMASCLDLLTRGYTGLATRENALVLDPALPDGLGPLDFRLRYRGHWGIHVHISHTTAAVSLPAGEASPIRVRVRDTEQTVEAGGTLRVRLPGPGPGRPGRQTS, encoded by the coding sequence GTGGCCACAACGACGTACGAAGCCCTCGCCGGGGTTCCCGGCGTCGCCGCCGACGGGTGGACGCTCCGGTACGACGGCTTCGACCCCGAGCGGGAGGGGCTGCGGGAGGCCCTGTGCGCGCTGGGCAACGGCTACCTGGTGACCCGCGGCGCCGCACCGGAGTCGGTCGCGGACGGCACGCACTACCCCGGCACCTACCTGGCCGGGGTGTACGACAGGGCGGTCTCGCACGTGGCGGGCCGCTCGGTCGAGAACGAGGACCTGGTCAACGCCGGCAACTGGCTTCCGCTGACGTTCCGTGCGGACGACGGCCCGTGGTTCACCGGATCCCCCGACGAACTCCTCGACCACCACACGGTCCTGGAGTTCCGGCACGGGATCCTGGTGCGCCGCGCGCGGGTCCGCGACGCCGCGGGGCGGGTCACCGCGGTGACGCAGCGCCGGCTCGTCCACATGGAGCACCCGCACCTCGCGGTGCTGGAGACCACGCTGGTTCCGGAGAACTGGTCGGGCACGCTGACCGTGCGCTCGGCCCTGGACGGGAGTGTCCGCAACTCCGGCGTCGCGCGGTACCGGGGGCTGGCCGACCGGCACCTCGCCATCCGGCGGCGGCATGTCGCCCGCGCCGACACGGTGGTGCTGGAGTCGGAGACCCTGGAGTCCCGGATCCGTATCGCCATGGCCGCCCGGACCCGGGTCGCCCGCGGCGGGCCCGAAGAAGACCGGCGCGGGTGGACGGAGCGGCAGCGTGTGGGGCAGGACCTGACGATCGCCGCTCGCCGCGGGCAGGAGGTCACCGTCGAGAAGACGGTGTCCGTGCACACCGGTCGCGACGCCGCGATCGGCGACCCGGTCGCCGCGTCGGTCGACGAGGCGGCGCGCGCCCCGGACTTCGACGCGCTGCTCGACGCGCACGCCGAACGCTGGACGGACCTGTGGTCGCAGTGCCGGCTCGACCTGGGATGCGGGGTGGACGCCGACCGCAGTGCGCGCCTGTACGCGTTCCACATCCTCCAGACCCTCACCGCGCACACGGCCGACCTCGACGCGGGCGTCCCGGCTCGCGGCCTGCACGGTGAGGCGTACCGCGGGCACGTGTTCTGGGACGAGTTGTTCGTGCTGCCGTACCTGAACCCGCGGCTGCCGGAGGTCAGCCGGGCGCTGATGCGCTACCGGTACCGCAGGCTCGACGCGGCGCGGCGGGCGGCGGAGGCCGAGGGGTTCCGGGGGGCGCTGTTCCCGTGGCAGAGCGGCGGCGACGGACGCGAGGAGACGCCGCGGCTGCACCACAACCCGCGGTCGGGGCGCTGGCTGCCGGACCACTCGCACCTGCAGCGGCACGTCGGCGCGGCGGTCGCGTACAACGCGTGGCAGTACTTCCAGGCCACCGCCGATGTCGGCTACCTGGCCGCCGAGGGCGCGGAGCTGCTGGTCGAGATCGCGCGGTTCTGGGCGTCGGCCGCGGCGTACGACCCCGCGCTGCGGCGCTACCGCATCCGCGGCGTGATGGGGCCCGACGAGTACCACGACGGCTACCCGTGGTCGGACCGGCCGGGCCTGGACGACAACGCGTACACGAACGTGATGGCCTCGTGGGTGCTGCGTACGGCCGGACGCGCGCTGGACCTGCTGCCGAGCGACCGGCGGGAGGAACTCGCCGCGCGGCTCGGGCTGCACGCCGACGAGCCCGCGCGCTGGGACCACGTGTCGCGGAACCTGCGGATCTGCTTCCACGACGGCGTGATCAGCCAGTTCCACCGGTACGGGGAACTCGCGGAGCTGGACTGGGAGGCGTACCGCCGCCGCTACGGCGACATCCGGCGCCTGGACCGCATTCTCGAGGCCGAGGGCGACACCCCGAACCGCTACCAGGTCTCCAAGCAGGCGGACGTGCTGATGCTGAACTACCTGTTCCCCCCGGACGAACTCACGGGCCTCTTCACCCACTTGGGCTACCACGTCGACGCGGACACCTTCGACCGGACCGCCCGCTACTACATGCGGCGCACCGCGCACGGCTCCACGCTCAGCGCCGTGGTGCACGCCTGGGTCCTCGCGCGGGCCGACCGGGCCGCGTCCGGCGGATTCCTGCGCGAGGCGCTGGCCGCCGACATCCACGACGTGCAGGGCGGCACCACCGCCGAGGGCATCCACCTGGGCGCGATGGCCAGTTGCCTCGACCTGCTGACCCGCGGCTACACCGGGCTCGCGACACGCGAGAACGCGCTCGTGCTCGACCCCGCCCTGCCCGACGGCCTGGGCCCCCTGGACTTCCGGCTGCGATACCGCGGCCACTGGGGCATCCACGTCCACATCTCGCACACCACCGCGGCCGTGTCCCTCCCGGCCGGGGAGGCGTCCCCGATCCGCGTGCGCGTCCGGGACACCGAACAGACCGTCGAGGCGGGCGGGACCCTGCGGGTGCGGCTGCCCGGGCCGGGGCCGGGGCGCCCGGGCCGTCAGACGTCGTGA
- a CDS encoding zinc-dependent alcohol dehydrogenase family protein — protein sequence MKALVFHGTGRRSWEDVADPAVSDPDDAVVRVDAVTICGTDLHILKGDVPEVEAGRVLGHEAVGTVVEVGPGVRTVRPGDRVLVSCISACGRCRYCRAAAYGQCTGGGGWILGHLIDGTQAELVRTPFADTSLYKLPEGVDDDAAVLLADILPTSYEVGVRNGRVGPGDTVAIVGAGPIGLAAIVAARLYSPAAVAVIDPDTGRLDAAKRLGADVTLTPDRDAEEAVRGLSRDGAGADTVVEAVGVPEAFEMCTRLVRPGGHVANVGVHGRPATLHLEDLWIKDVTITTGLVDTDSTPMLLDMLRAGRLDIGGLVTHRFGLDEMPDAYDVFSRAAETGALKVVLFRR from the coding sequence ATGAAGGCACTCGTCTTCCACGGCACCGGCCGCCGCAGTTGGGAGGACGTCGCCGACCCGGCGGTCTCCGACCCGGACGACGCCGTCGTGCGCGTCGACGCGGTCACCATCTGCGGGACCGACCTGCACATCCTCAAAGGCGACGTTCCCGAGGTCGAGGCCGGGCGCGTCCTGGGGCACGAGGCCGTCGGCACCGTCGTCGAGGTCGGCCCCGGGGTCCGCACCGTCCGGCCCGGCGACCGCGTGCTCGTCTCGTGCATCTCCGCCTGTGGCCGCTGCCGCTACTGCCGCGCCGCCGCGTACGGGCAGTGCACCGGCGGAGGCGGCTGGATCCTCGGCCACCTGATCGACGGCACGCAGGCCGAACTCGTGCGCACCCCGTTCGCCGACACATCGCTGTACAAGCTGCCCGAGGGCGTGGACGACGACGCCGCGGTGCTGCTCGCCGACATCCTGCCGACGTCGTACGAAGTCGGCGTCCGCAACGGCCGCGTCGGCCCCGGCGACACCGTCGCGATCGTCGGCGCCGGGCCCATCGGCCTCGCCGCGATCGTCGCCGCCCGCCTGTACTCCCCCGCGGCCGTCGCGGTGATCGACCCGGACACCGGCCGCCTGGACGCCGCCAAGCGCCTCGGCGCCGACGTGACCCTGACCCCCGACCGGGACGCCGAGGAGGCCGTGCGCGGGCTGTCCCGCGACGGCGCGGGTGCCGACACGGTCGTCGAGGCGGTCGGCGTCCCCGAGGCGTTCGAGATGTGCACGCGCCTGGTCCGCCCGGGCGGGCACGTCGCCAACGTGGGCGTCCACGGCCGCCCCGCGACGCTCCACCTCGAAGACCTGTGGATCAAGGACGTCACGATCACCACCGGGCTGGTCGACACCGACAGCACGCCGATGCTCCTCGACATGCTCCGGGCCGGCCGCCTCGACATCGGCGGCCTGGTGACGCACCGCTTCGGCCTCGACGAAATGCCGGACGCGTACGACGTGTTCTCCCGCGCCGCCGAAACCGGCGCGCTGAAGGTCGTGCTCTTCCGGCGCTAG
- a CDS encoding universal stress protein, translating to MDQRIPHLSGHVAVGADGSAGADLAVRLAAEEAARRKVPLQVVHAAHPAEHDALSAPGDYEAAHAAVDRAAAAALAVAPSLDVERTVVRATPIGALLDVSGTAALTVVGSRGLGPVSALLVGSVGLALAAHARGPVLIARGEPARGPARRHPVVVGVAGPECRPAVEEALRQAARRGVGVRAVHAWSLPLVPRRAPSSEPRRNPVAATRAHARDRLTGLLDGTRDAEPNVRMHEVVVRDAPARALVGASEHAELLVVAARRRPPGPGMHLGPVTHAVLSHAHCPVLVVPVD from the coding sequence ATGGACCAGCGGATTCCTCACTTGTCCGGCCACGTCGCCGTGGGCGCGGACGGGTCGGCCGGGGCCGACCTCGCCGTCCGGCTGGCCGCCGAAGAAGCCGCCCGGCGCAAGGTGCCGCTCCAGGTGGTGCACGCGGCGCACCCGGCGGAACACGACGCGCTGTCCGCACCCGGCGACTACGAGGCCGCCCATGCCGCGGTCGACCGCGCCGCCGCCGCGGCGCTCGCGGTCGCGCCGTCGCTCGACGTGGAGCGGACGGTGGTCCGCGCGACCCCGATCGGCGCGCTGCTCGACGTCTCCGGCACCGCCGCCCTCACCGTCGTCGGGAGCCGCGGGCTCGGCCCGGTCAGCGCGCTGCTGGTCGGGTCGGTGGGCCTCGCCCTCGCGGCACACGCCCGAGGCCCGGTGCTGATCGCCCGCGGCGAGCCGGCGCGGGGGCCCGCCCGGCGCCACCCCGTCGTGGTCGGCGTCGCCGGGCCGGAGTGCCGGCCGGCCGTCGAGGAGGCGCTGCGGCAGGCCGCGCGGCGCGGGGTCGGTGTGCGGGCGGTGCACGCCTGGTCGCTGCCGCTCGTGCCACGCCGGGCCCCGTCCTCGGAGCCCCGGCGCAACCCGGTCGCGGCCACCCGCGCGCACGCCCGCGACCGCCTGACCGGGCTCCTCGACGGCACGCGGGACGCCGAGCCGAACGTCCGGATGCACGAGGTCGTCGTCCGCGACGCGCCCGCGCGGGCCCTGGTCGGCGCGTCCGAGCACGCGGAGCTGCTGGTCGTGGCGGCGCGGCGGCGGCCACCGGGCCCGGGCATGCACCTGGGCCCGGTCACCCACGCGGTCCTGAGCCACGCGCACTGCCCGGTCCTGGTCGTGCCCGTGGACTGA
- a CDS encoding universal stress protein, with amino-acid sequence MAHSDASSARPHITAAVDGSAHADEALRWAVDEAARRGLALRILHAWPPLAAHGGRDTDRAESRRILGDADLLARDSAPGLAIATVDAVDTVGAALTAESESAALLVLGSRGRGGFRSLLLGSTSLTAASVARCPVVVVRARSGDAPSAPPEVVVGVDGREPADAVLAFAFEEAAARPGTRLRIVHGWRPEDWTLPGGPVFTRADVEARADRGLAEATAGWSEKYPQVDVVRDRASGPPATALVRSSAGAVVTVVGRRVPATSLGLRLSPVAHAVLLHAHGPVAVVPHR; translated from the coding sequence ATGGCGCACTCCGACGCCTCATCCGCACGACCGCACATCACCGCGGCGGTGGACGGGTCCGCGCATGCCGACGAGGCGCTGCGCTGGGCCGTCGACGAAGCCGCCAGACGAGGCCTGGCGCTGCGGATTCTGCACGCCTGGCCGCCGCTCGCCGCGCACGGCGGACGCGACACGGACCGGGCGGAGAGCCGGCGCATCCTCGGCGACGCGGACCTCCTGGCCCGGGACTCGGCTCCCGGGCTCGCCATCGCGACCGTCGACGCGGTCGACACCGTCGGCGCGGCGTTGACCGCGGAAAGCGAGAGTGCCGCGCTGCTGGTGCTCGGTTCGCGGGGACGCGGCGGGTTCCGCAGCCTCCTGCTCGGCTCCACGAGCCTGACCGCCGCGTCGGTGGCCCGGTGCCCGGTGGTCGTGGTGCGCGCGAGATCGGGGGACGCGCCGAGTGCGCCGCCGGAGGTCGTGGTGGGTGTCGACGGCCGCGAACCCGCGGACGCCGTCCTGGCGTTCGCGTTCGAGGAGGCCGCCGCACGCCCCGGGACGCGGCTGCGGATCGTCCACGGATGGCGGCCGGAGGACTGGACGCTGCCGGGCGGGCCGGTCTTCACCCGCGCGGACGTCGAGGCCCGCGCCGACCGCGGGCTCGCGGAGGCCACCGCGGGCTGGTCGGAGAAGTATCCGCAGGTCGACGTGGTCCGCGACCGGGCCTCGGGGCCGCCCGCGACCGCGTTGGTCCGGAGTTCGGCCGGCGCGGTCGTGACCGTGGTCGGGCGGCGCGTCCCCGCGACGTCCCTGGGCCTGCGCCTGTCCCCGGTCGCCCACGCGGTGCTCCTGCACGCCCACGGGCCCGTGGCGGTCGTCCCCCACCGGTAG
- a CDS encoding bifunctional acetate--CoA ligase family protein/GNAT family N-acetyltransferase gives MPAPPHPSAPRTEERHVLAADGTMLRLDAAGPADEPAVRTLFEGLSATSLHLRFFGMARDAVGEAAHRICAVRAPDGGALLAWHGELVVGAAEFHTTGPGEAELAVVVAEDWHHRGVGTLLIEHLMDVARAEGVRRWTADVLSDNRPMLRVLQDMGLPLHRGAEAGVVTASIPLDLPVDDPGREEFLSAMGLRERQADTASLLPLFRPTTVAVAGAGRRPDSIGRTILANLASAGWHESLFVLHPSAGEIAGFTASAHVADLPALPDTVVIAVPARSVPAVAEECGRAGVAALVVVTAGFDADQARALRQTCHRYGMRMVGPNGVGVVDTSGGTPLRADFTGVRPLPGSAGVAVQSGGVGIALLRQLNRLGIGVSTFASLGDKYDVSGNDMLQWFETDPRTALAVLHLESFGNPRKFSRIARRTGRRIPVLTVDAGRSASGRRAAASHTAAAVTPTVARGALFRQAGVTAAHSLGDLVATTALMSAQPLPKSGAVAIVGNAGGLGVLAADACADAGLTVPYLGAEIEARLRELLPSGAACGNPVDATATVPGESLRRAIDLIASTGHIGAVLLALAPTALGDPLAELTHGSAVREIPVAVVAPERAEAVDLVPAWHGAFPVFCDTRTAAAALAHARDRAMWLLRPRGIVPRLTTTDPDRARAAVDAYLAAHSGGGWLPPDACAAVLGGYGVPLAPWRRVTAADGAVDAARELRGLSPLGTVALKVSGPEITHKTDVGGVRLGLAGDDDVRAAYTDLAHRLGRRMDGAVVQPMAAPGVELIIGVDQDEVLGPLVLFGLGGTGVDILGDHSARLSPLTDLDAKDLIAESRASKPLYGHRGAPPCDVGAVEDLLHRVSRLADDLPQVCELDLNPAVAGPDGVTVVDARIRVAPRRPADPYLPRVR, from the coding sequence ATGCCCGCCCCACCACACCCGTCGGCTCCCCGCACCGAAGAGCGCCACGTACTCGCGGCCGACGGCACGATGCTGCGCCTCGACGCGGCGGGCCCCGCCGACGAGCCCGCCGTCCGGACGCTGTTCGAAGGGCTCTCCGCGACCAGCCTGCACCTGCGCTTCTTCGGCATGGCGCGCGACGCGGTCGGGGAGGCGGCGCACCGTATCTGCGCGGTCCGGGCGCCGGACGGCGGTGCGCTGCTCGCGTGGCACGGCGAACTGGTCGTCGGTGCGGCCGAGTTCCACACCACCGGGCCCGGCGAGGCGGAGCTGGCCGTGGTCGTGGCGGAGGACTGGCACCACCGCGGCGTCGGCACCCTGCTGATCGAGCACCTGATGGACGTCGCGCGTGCCGAGGGGGTGCGCCGCTGGACCGCCGACGTGCTGTCCGACAACCGGCCGATGCTGCGCGTGCTCCAGGACATGGGCCTGCCGCTGCACCGCGGCGCCGAGGCGGGCGTCGTCACCGCGAGCATCCCGCTCGACCTGCCCGTCGACGACCCCGGCCGGGAGGAGTTCCTGTCCGCGATGGGGCTGCGCGAGCGGCAGGCGGACACCGCGAGCCTGCTGCCGCTGTTCCGCCCCACGACGGTCGCCGTCGCGGGGGCCGGGCGCCGCCCCGACTCGATCGGCCGGACCATCCTCGCCAATCTCGCCTCGGCCGGTTGGCACGAGAGCCTGTTCGTGCTGCACCCGAGCGCCGGCGAGATCGCGGGGTTCACGGCGTCCGCGCACGTCGCCGACCTGCCCGCGCTGCCGGACACCGTCGTGATCGCGGTCCCCGCGCGGTCCGTGCCGGCGGTGGCCGAGGAGTGCGGCCGGGCCGGGGTCGCCGCGCTGGTCGTGGTCACCGCCGGGTTCGACGCCGACCAGGCCCGCGCCCTGCGGCAGACCTGCCACCGGTACGGCATGCGCATGGTCGGCCCCAACGGCGTCGGCGTCGTCGACACGTCCGGCGGCACTCCGTTGCGCGCCGACTTCACCGGCGTCCGGCCGCTCCCGGGCAGCGCCGGTGTCGCGGTGCAGTCGGGCGGTGTCGGCATCGCGCTGCTGCGGCAGCTGAACCGGCTCGGCATCGGCGTGTCGACGTTCGCGTCGCTCGGCGACAAGTACGACGTCAGCGGCAACGACATGCTCCAGTGGTTCGAGACCGATCCGCGCACCGCCTTGGCCGTCCTGCACCTGGAGTCCTTCGGCAACCCGCGCAAGTTCTCCCGCATCGCCCGGCGCACCGGCCGGCGGATTCCGGTGCTGACCGTCGACGCGGGCCGCTCGGCCTCCGGACGCCGCGCCGCCGCCTCGCACACCGCCGCGGCCGTCACCCCGACCGTCGCGCGGGGCGCGCTGTTCCGGCAGGCGGGCGTCACCGCGGCCCACTCCCTCGGCGACCTCGTCGCCACCACGGCCCTGATGTCCGCGCAGCCGCTGCCCAAGAGCGGGGCGGTGGCGATCGTCGGCAACGCGGGCGGGCTCGGGGTGCTGGCGGCCGACGCGTGCGCCGACGCCGGGCTGACCGTGCCGTACCTCGGCGCCGAGATCGAGGCGCGCCTGCGCGAGCTGCTGCCGAGCGGCGCGGCCTGCGGCAATCCGGTCGACGCCACCGCGACCGTCCCGGGCGAGTCGCTGCGCCGGGCGATCGACCTGATCGCGTCGACCGGGCACATCGGCGCGGTGCTGCTGGCACTCGCCCCCACCGCGCTGGGCGACCCACTCGCCGAACTCACCCACGGGTCGGCGGTCCGCGAGATCCCCGTGGCCGTCGTCGCACCCGAACGCGCCGAAGCCGTCGACCTCGTCCCCGCGTGGCACGGCGCGTTCCCGGTCTTCTGCGACACCCGCACCGCCGCGGCGGCGCTCGCCCACGCCCGCGACCGCGCGATGTGGCTCCTGCGTCCCCGCGGGATCGTGCCGCGTCTGACCACGACGGATCCGGACCGGGCGCGTGCCGCGGTGGACGCGTACCTGGCCGCGCACTCCGGGGGCGGCTGGCTGCCGCCCGACGCGTGCGCCGCCGTGCTGGGCGGCTACGGGGTGCCGCTCGCGCCGTGGCGCCGCGTCACCGCCGCCGACGGGGCCGTCGACGCCGCCCGCGAGCTGCGCGGGCTCTCCCCGCTGGGGACCGTGGCGCTCAAGGTGTCCGGGCCCGAGATCACCCACAAGACCGATGTCGGCGGGGTGCGCCTCGGACTCGCCGGGGACGACGACGTGCGCGCCGCGTACACCGACCTCGCCCACCGTCTGGGCCGACGCATGGACGGCGCCGTCGTCCAGCCGATGGCCGCGCCGGGGGTCGAGCTGATCATCGGCGTCGACCAGGACGAAGTCCTCGGCCCGCTGGTCCTGTTCGGGCTCGGCGGAACCGGCGTCGACATCCTCGGCGACCACAGCGCGCGGCTCTCCCCGCTGACCGACCTCGACGCCAAGGACCTCATCGCCGAATCGCGCGCGTCGAAGCCGCTCTACGGCCACCGCGGCGCGCCGCCGTGCGACGTCGGCGCGGTCGAGGACCTGCTGCACCGCGTGTCCCGCCTCGCCGACGACCTGCCGCAGGTCTGCGAACTCGACCTCAACCCCGCCGTCGCGGGCCCGGACGGCGTCACCGTGGTCGACGCCCGGATCCGCGTCGCACCGCGCCGCCCGGCCGATCCGTACCTGCCGCGCGTCCGCTGA
- a CDS encoding slipin family protein, whose amino-acid sequence MPNLGIAIVRQYQRGVVLRLGRLRGIREPGIRFMIPLADRMWKVTLRTVTLPIPSQQVITRDNVSIGVAAVAYYRRVDPVKSIVEIENVSDAIGQIAQTTVRNVVGRSLLDQVLTDTETLNEQIKAILDGLTRQWGVFVSLVELKDIELPPTMQRAMARQAEAEREKRAKIIAAEGEALSAGRLAEAADVITDHPIALQLRNLQILGDIAAEKNSTIVFPAQFLDSARDLVRFVERETHSTDGTPPTRGSTASLA is encoded by the coding sequence ATGCCGAACCTCGGAATCGCGATCGTCCGGCAGTACCAGCGCGGCGTCGTTCTTCGTCTGGGCCGCCTGCGCGGCATCCGCGAGCCGGGCATCCGGTTCATGATCCCGCTGGCGGACCGCATGTGGAAGGTCACCCTGCGTACGGTGACGCTGCCGATCCCGTCCCAGCAGGTGATCACGCGCGACAACGTGTCGATCGGGGTCGCGGCGGTGGCGTATTACCGGCGCGTGGACCCGGTCAAGTCGATCGTGGAGATCGAGAACGTCTCGGACGCGATCGGCCAGATCGCCCAGACCACCGTCCGCAACGTCGTCGGCCGCTCGCTCCTCGACCAGGTCCTCACCGACACGGAGACCCTCAACGAGCAGATCAAGGCCATCCTCGACGGCCTCACCCGGCAGTGGGGCGTGTTCGTCTCGCTGGTGGAGCTGAAGGACATCGAACTCCCGCCGACGATGCAGCGTGCCATGGCCCGCCAGGCGGAGGCCGAGCGCGAGAAGCGCGCGAAGATCATCGCCGCGGAGGGCGAAGCGCTCAGTGCCGGGCGGCTCGCGGAGGCGGCGGACGTCATCACCGACCACCCGATCGCGCTGCAACTGCGCAACCTCCAGATCCTCGGCGACATCGCCGCGGAGAAGAACTCGACGATCGTCTTCCCCGCCCAATTCCTCGACAGCGCCCGGGACTTGGTGCGGTTCGTCGAGCGGGAGACCCACAGCACCGACGGCACTCCGCCGACGCGGGGGTCCACGGCTTCCCTGGCGTGA
- a CDS encoding DedA family protein: MHSIIDWLRGLSGPLVYAVVGGLVFAEDALFVGFVLPGETAAVVGGAIASGGRDVSLLPMIAVVVVAAIAGDSVGYAVGHRAGPRLLATRMARRHSVRIERAQDVIRRRGPYAVFLGRFVAVLRALVPTLSGVAKMPYRRFLLFNALGGVLWGAGFVLLGWGAGAAYDRIARQVGEVAAGVVAAVAVAAVAVWAWRRHRRDE, translated from the coding sequence ATGCACAGCATCATCGACTGGCTTCGGGGACTGTCCGGGCCCTTGGTGTACGCGGTCGTCGGAGGACTGGTGTTCGCGGAGGACGCGCTCTTCGTGGGGTTCGTCCTGCCGGGGGAGACCGCCGCCGTCGTCGGCGGCGCGATCGCCTCCGGCGGCCGGGACGTCAGCCTGCTGCCGATGATCGCCGTCGTCGTGGTCGCGGCGATCGCGGGCGACAGCGTCGGCTACGCGGTGGGGCACCGCGCGGGACCCCGGCTGCTGGCGACCCGGATGGCCCGGCGGCACAGCGTCCGGATCGAGCGGGCGCAGGACGTGATCCGGCGGCGCGGGCCCTACGCGGTCTTCCTGGGGCGGTTCGTCGCCGTGCTGCGCGCGCTCGTCCCGACGCTCTCGGGCGTGGCGAAGATGCCGTACCGGCGGTTCCTGCTGTTCAACGCGCTGGGCGGCGTGCTGTGGGGTGCCGGGTTCGTGCTGCTGGGGTGGGGGGCCGGGGCCGCGTACGACCGCATCGCCCGGCAGGTCGGCGAGGTGGCCGCCGGGGTGGTCGCCGCGGTGGCCGTGGCCGCCGTCGCGGTCTGGGCGTGGCGCCGCCACCGGCGCGACGAGTGA
- a CDS encoding PP2C family protein-serine/threonine phosphatase codes for MRQLLAAVLAISSELDLEVVLRRIIESAAALTDARYGALGVIGEDGMLARFLPVGVDQATIDAIGPFPEGHGILGLLIREPHPLRLHDLHDHPDSYGFPAHHPPMSAFLGVPIRVRDTVFGNLYLTDKRGGGDFTPEDEEMVTALAGAAGVAVENARLYDRLRAATEGFQRSLLPTVARLEDVELEARYQPATEVPRIGGDWYDLIRLPDGVPCLMLGDVMGHGGEAATVMSRISNIMRVVAHDEQTPPSRILRRLDKVLHDLHGGPMATVIVARLEPAASGRVLHWSSAGHPPPLVVAPGTRAHHLDGEPGPPLGVDPDAARRDHRLRLPAGGTVVLHTDGLVEARDHSIDEGMRNAAAIVERHATAPLADLCDALIRSPGRPLRDDVALLAARVTT; via the coding sequence ATGCGGCAGTTGTTGGCCGCGGTGCTCGCGATCAGCAGTGAACTGGACCTGGAAGTCGTGCTGCGCCGGATCATCGAATCGGCCGCCGCCCTGACGGATGCCCGCTATGGCGCGCTCGGGGTGATCGGCGAGGACGGCATGCTGGCCCGGTTCCTCCCGGTGGGTGTCGACCAGGCCACGATCGACGCGATCGGGCCCTTCCCGGAAGGCCACGGCATCCTCGGGCTGCTGATCCGCGAGCCGCATCCGCTGCGGCTGCACGACCTGCACGACCATCCCGACTCCTACGGCTTTCCCGCGCACCACCCGCCGATGTCCGCGTTCCTCGGCGTCCCGATCCGCGTGCGCGACACGGTCTTCGGCAACCTGTACCTCACCGACAAGCGCGGCGGCGGGGACTTCACCCCGGAAGACGAGGAAATGGTCACGGCGCTGGCCGGGGCCGCCGGCGTCGCCGTCGAGAACGCCCGCTTGTACGACCGCCTGCGCGCCGCCACCGAGGGCTTCCAGCGCAGCCTGCTGCCCACGGTGGCCCGACTGGAGGACGTCGAGCTGGAAGCCCGGTACCAGCCGGCCACCGAGGTGCCGCGCATCGGCGGCGACTGGTACGACCTGATCCGGCTGCCCGACGGTGTCCCGTGCCTGATGCTCGGCGATGTCATGGGGCACGGCGGCGAGGCCGCGACCGTGATGAGCCGGATCAGCAACATCATGCGTGTCGTCGCGCACGACGAACAGACACCGCCCAGCCGCATCCTGCGGCGCCTGGACAAAGTGCTCCACGACCTCCACGGCGGCCCCATGGCGACCGTCATCGTCGCCCGCCTCGAACCCGCCGCGTCGGGCCGCGTCCTGCACTGGAGCAGCGCGGGCCATCCCCCGCCGCTGGTCGTCGCCCCCGGCACCCGCGCCCACCACCTCGACGGCGAGCCCGGTCCGCCCCTCGGCGTCGACCCCGACGCGGCTCGCCGCGACCACCGCCTCCGGCTCCCCGCCGGGGGCACGGTGGTCCTGCACACCGACGGCCTCGTCGAGGCGAGGGACCACAGCATCGACGAGGGCATGCGGAACGCCGCCGCCATCGTGGAGCGGCACGCGACGGCGCCCTTGGCCGACCTGTGCGACGCGCTGATCCGCAGCCCGGGCCGTCCCCTCCGCGACGACGTCGCCCTGCTGGCCGCCCGCGTCACCACCTGA